The Canis lupus baileyi chromosome 11, mCanLup2.hap1, whole genome shotgun sequence genome includes a window with the following:
- the POLR3H gene encoding DNA-directed RNA polymerase III subunit RPC8 isoform X2, protein MFVLVEMVDTVRIPPWQFERKLNDSIAEELNKKLANKVVYSVGLCICLFDITRLEDAYVFPGDGASHTKVHFRYVVFHPFLDEILIGRIKGCSPEGVHVSLGFFDDILIPPESLQQPAKFDEAEQVWVWEYETEEGAHDLYMDTGEEIRFRVVDESFVDTSPTGPSSAEATSSSEELPKKEAPYTLVGSISEPGLGLLSWWTSS, encoded by the exons ATGTTCGTCCTGGTGGAGATGGTGGACACCGTGCGGATCCCCCCGTGGCAGTTTGAGAGGAAGCTCAACGACTCCATTGCCGAGGAGCTGAACAAAAAGTTGGCCAACAAG GTCGTGTACAGCGTGGGGCTCTGCATCTGTCTGTTCGACATCACCAGGCTGGAGGACGCCTATGTGTTCCCAGGGGATGGCGCATCGCACACCAAAG TCCATTTTCGCTATGTGGTGTTCCATCCGTTCCTGGATGAGATTCTGATCGGCAGGATCAAAGGCTGCAGCCCGGAGGGAGTGCACG TCTCTCTAGGGTTCTTCGACGACATTCTCATCCCCCCTGAGTCTCTGCAGCAGCCAGCCAAGTT TGACGAGGCGGAGCAGGTGTGGGTGTGGGAGTACGAGACGGAGGAAGGAGCGCACGACTTGTACATGGACACCGGTGAGGAGATCCGCTTCCGGGTGGTGGATGAGAGCTTTGTGGACACGTCCCCCACGGGGCCCAGCTCGGCCGAAGCCACGTCTTCCAGTGAGGAGCTGCCAAAGAAGGAGGCTCCGTACACGCTTGTG GGATCCATCAGTGAGCCAGGCCTGGGCCTTCTGTCCTGGTGGACCAGCAGCTAG
- the POLR3H gene encoding DNA-directed RNA polymerase III subunit RPC8 isoform X1: MTRSSQGGRGYHLPPLLSSGILPGGAAQQQPGRSRGRRALLALGSVGGVVHFRYVVFHPFLDEILIGRIKGCSPEGVHVSLGFFDDILIPPESLQQPAKFDEAEQVWVWEYETEEGAHDLYMDTGEEIRFRVVDESFVDTSPTGPSSAEATSSSEELPKKEAPYTLVGSISEPGLGLLSWWTSS, translated from the exons ATGACGCGCTCgtcacagggagggagggggtaCCACCTGCCTCCTCTGCTTTCCTCAGGCATCCTGCCTGGTGGGGCTGCGCAGCAGCAGCCTGGAAGGAGCCGGGGCCGCCGGGCCCTACTGGCCCTGGGCAGCGTCGGCGGAGTAG TCCATTTTCGCTATGTGGTGTTCCATCCGTTCCTGGATGAGATTCTGATCGGCAGGATCAAAGGCTGCAGCCCGGAGGGAGTGCACG TCTCTCTAGGGTTCTTCGACGACATTCTCATCCCCCCTGAGTCTCTGCAGCAGCCAGCCAAGTT TGACGAGGCGGAGCAGGTGTGGGTGTGGGAGTACGAGACGGAGGAAGGAGCGCACGACTTGTACATGGACACCGGTGAGGAGATCCGCTTCCGGGTGGTGGATGAGAGCTTTGTGGACACGTCCCCCACGGGGCCCAGCTCGGCCGAAGCCACGTCTTCCAGTGAGGAGCTGCCAAAGAAGGAGGCTCCGTACACGCTTGTG GGATCCATCAGTGAGCCAGGCCTGGGCCTTCTGTCCTGGTGGACCAGCAGCTAG
- the ACO2 gene encoding aconitate hydratase, mitochondrial isoform X2 gives MAPYSLLVTRLQKALGVRQYHVASVLCQRAKVAMSHFEPHEYIRYDLLEKNIDIVRKRLNRPLTLSEKIVYGHLDDPAKQDIERGKTYLRLRPDRVAMQDATAQMAMLQFISSGLPKVAVPSTIHCDHLIEAQLGGEKDLRRAKDINQEVYNFLATAGAKYGVGFWRPGSGIIHQIILENYAYPGVLLIGTDSHTPNGGGLGGICIGVGGADAVDVMAGIPWELKCPKVIGVKLTGSLSGWTSPKDVILKVAGILTVKGGTGAIVEYHGPGVDSISCTGMATICNMGAEIGATTSVFPYNHRMKKYLSKTGREEIAKLADEYKDHLVPDPGCHYDQLIEINLNELKPHINGPFTPDLAHPVAEVGTVAEKEGWPLDIRVGLIGSCTNSSYEDMGRSAAVAKQALAHGLKCKSQFTITPGSEQIRATIERDGYAQVLREVGGVVLANACGPCIGQWDRKDTKKGEKNTIVTSYNRNFTGRNDANPETHAFVTSPEIVTALAIAGTLKFNPETDFLTGKDGKKFKLEAPDADELPRAEFDPGQDTYQHPPKDSSGQRVDVSPTSQRLQLLEPFDKWDGKDLEDLQILIKVKGKCTTDHISAAGPWLKFRGHLDNISNNLLIGAINIENGKANSVRNAVTQEFGPVPDTARYYKKHGIRWVVIGDENYGEGSSREHAALEPRHLGGRAIITKSFARIHETNLKKQGLLPLTFADPADYNKIHPVDKLTIQGLKDFAPGKPLKCIIKHPNGTQETILLNHTFNETQIEWFRAGSALNRMKELQQQ, from the exons atTGAATCGGCCTCTGACTCTCTCAGAGAAGATTGTATATGGACACCTGGATGACCCAGCCAAACAGGATATCGAGCGGGGCAAGACGTACCTGCGGCTGCGGCCGGACCGCGTGGCCATGCAGGATGCCACGGCCCAGATGGCCATGCTGCAGTTCATCAGCAGTGGGCTGCCCAAGGTGGCTGTGCCGTCCACCATCCACTGTGACCATCTGATCGAGGCGCAGCTCGGGGGTGAGAAAGACCTGCGCCGGGCCAAG GACATAAACCAGGAAGTGTATAATTTCCTGGCAACCGCAGGTGCCAAGTATGGTGTGGGCTTCTGGAGGCCCGGCTCTGGAATCATTCACCAG ATCATTCTGGAAAACTATGCATACCCTGGGGTTCTTTTGATTGGCACTGATTCCCACACCCCCAATGGTGGTGGCCTCGGGGGCATCTGCATTGGAGTCGGAGGTGCTGATGCAGTGGACGTCATGGCCGGGATTCCCTGGGAGCTGAAGTGCCCCAAG GTGATTGGTGTGAAGCTGACGGGCTCACTCTCCGGCTGGACGTCCCCCAAAGACGTGATCCTAAAGGTGGCGGGCATCCTCACAGTGAAAGGTGGCACAGGTGCCATCGTGGAGTACCACGGGCCTGGTGTTGACTCCATCTCCTGCACTG GCATGGCGACAATCTGCAACATGGGCGCGGAAATCGGGGCCACCACTTCCGTGTTCCCCTACAACCACAGGATGAAGAAGTACCTGAGCAAGACTGGCCGGGAGG AAATTGCCAAACTAGCTGATGAATATAAGGATCACTTGGTACCTGACCCTGGCTGCCATTATGACCAACTGATTGAAATTAACCTCAATGAG CTGAAGCCTCACATTAACGGGCCCTTCACCCCTGACCTGGCTCACCCTGTGGCAGAAGTAGGCACTGTggcagagaaggaaggatggCCTCTGGACATCCGAGTGG GTCTGATCGGCAGCTGCACCAACTCCAGCTACGAGGACATGGGGCGCTCGGCAGCCGTGGCCAAGCAGGCGCTGGCTCATGGACTGAAGTGCAAGTCCCAATTCACCATCACACCGGGCTCTGAGCAGATCCGGGCCACCATCGAGCGGGATGGCTAC GCACAGGTCCTAAGGGAAGTGGGTGGTGTCGTCCTGGCCAATGCCTGTGGCCCCTGCATTGGCCAGTGGGACAG AAAGGACACCAAGAAGGGGGAGAAGAACACAATCGTCACCTCCTACAACAGGAACTTCACAGGCCGCAATGATGCGAACCCTGAGACCCACGCCTTCGTTACATCCCCAGAG ATTGTCACAGCCCTGGCCATCGCAGGCACCCTCAAGTTCAACCCAGAGACTGACTTCCTGACAGGCAAGGATGGCAAGAAATTCAAGCTGGAGGCTCCGGATGCAGATGAGCTTCCCCGAGCG GAGTTTGACCCCGGGCAGGATACCTACCAGCACCCTCCCAAGGACAGCAGCGGGCAGCGAGTAGACGTGAGCCCCACCAGCCAACGCCTGCAGCTCCTGGAGCCTTTTGACAAGTGGGATGGCAAAGACCTGGAGGACCTGCAAATCCTCATCAAG GTCAAAGGGAAGTGTACCACTGACCACATCTCAGCCGCCGGCCCCTGGCTCAAGTTCCGTGGGCATCTGGACAACATCTCCAATAACCTGCTCATCGGTGCCATCAACATCGAAAATGGCAAGGCCAACTCCGTGCGCAATGCTGTCACCCAGGAGTTTGGTCCTGTCCCTGACACTGCCCGCTACTATAAG AAACACGGCATCCGGTGGGTGGTGATCGGAGATGAGAACTATGGTGAGGGCTCGAGCCGGGAGCATGCTGCGCTGGAGCCGCGCCACCTCGGGGGCCGGGCCATCATCACCAAGAGCTTTGCCAGGATCCACG AAACCAACTTGAAGAAGCAGGGCTTGCTGCCCCTCACCTTTGCTGACCCAGCCGACTACAATAAGATTCATCCCGTGGACAAGTTGACCATCCAGGGCCTGAAAGACTTTGCTCCCGGCAAG CCCCTGAAGTGCATCATCAAGCACCCAAATGGGACCCAAGAGACCATCCTCCTGAACCACACCTTCAACGAGACCCAGATTGAGTGGTTCCGTGCCGGCAGTGCTCTCAACAGGATGAAGGAACTGCAGCAGCAGTGA